From the Lysinibacillus fusiformis genome, the window TGGTGTAACAGGCTCTGGTTTTATTACACTTGCAGCAACATTAGCAGCATTCCCGATGATTCCTGTAGAGGGGATTGCCCTTTTAATCGGCGTAGACCGCTTTATGTCAGAAGCACGTGCTGTCACAAATCTAATTGGGAATGGTGTGGCAACAGTGGTCGTGTCAAAAATGGAAAAAGAATTTGATACAGAGCAGGAAAAACGTGCTCTGTCAGGGCATACCCAGATGCCATAAAATGAAAAAGGCTGCTGAAAGAGAAATAATTCGCTATTTCAGCAGCCTATTCATTTATAGTAGATAGGCATGTTGATAAAAAAGATCGTAGAGCTCATTTCTTGAAACCTCCTCGACTGCTTACTCGTATAGATAATGACTGGAGGTTTCTTTATGGCAACATTTACACTTACCTATCCGAAAGGCTTTAAAAGCTTTACCGATATTCCGATCGTGAATGAACACAACGAAACAGTATGTGTGCTTCAAAAAATGGAACGATCCTCTACTGGTAAAGTACTGAATGCTGTCTTGCTGGTAGCGGCACAGCAAACATTGCCTTATCGTTATGAAACACGCACTACATTAGGTGCACCACTTTTTCAAGTACAATCGACCCTGTTAACAAAAGGAGTCAGCCATCAAATTGTCATGCCTAATGGTAGCTTGATACCGATTCAACGGAAAACAGTGCAATTATTAGAATCCTCTTATTCATTCAAGATGGACGATTTAGAATTTCGTTTTGAAAAGGATTTTACCTCTATTGCTTATTTATATTGCAATGATGAAAAGATTGCTAGTGCAAGCTCTATGGAAACTGAACTAGTACTTACAGGTATACAGTTTAAGCTTTTCCATACGGACGATATGCACTTTGTTGCACTCCTCGCAACCCTTTATCAAGCACTCTTTGCAATAACTACATAGTCTAGATATAAACATGACAAAGGCATCGAGCGTCTAATTCTCGATGCCTTTATCATGGGTCATCTTTCTACAAGGCTAATTTATTTTTTCTCGCTGTACATTTAATATGTTAATGACATAGGAATCATTTTGTGATGCTTTTGCTTGTACAATCTTCTTGATGGCTTCTTCCATCCTCAATGCTAACTCAAGTGCCTCATGAGTGGCACCCTTTATCGTTGTTTGAATTGTAATGGTCGTTCGATTTTCAATGACTAAATATTCGTATACATCAAAAGCTTCTAAACCTGCGATTAAATCTTCCATCAATAGGTTTATATCATCCCCCATCATCTTGTTGTTATCGAGCAAGGAGGTAAACTCCCACCTTTCAAAGACTATGGGATAGTCCTTTAATGGAGACGTTTGAATAGCCTTTTTTGCAATGGATTCCATATCTTTTTTGACTGATTGAAAATAGTCTTCCCCGCCTACAACTTGAATCACTAATTCCTTTTCTTCAGTCGTTTTGACGTCAATGCCGACATACTTTTCAAGGAGCTTATCCTTCAACCGAGATAGACTCAACTCTTCATTTGTAATAAGCGAGTGAGCCTTTTTATTTGCTTCTGACCTTTTCTCTCCTACTAATTTATCAACTAGGATTAACATAGATATAATGACTACTAACAGTCCGATCACAAGCCCAAACCGTTTAACCATTGAATCTCCCTCCTGATAGGAAGGTATGTCCCCTTTTACTACAATATTCGCTTTTCTAGCTTGAAACAGCAGATACTTTTCGTACTAAAAAACGCAGTGTCAAATACAGTACTACTCTCCTTCATAAGGGAAATCAGCAAATGTTCAAACTGGTCTATCAGATCTTGTATCGCTTACTTTTTCCCACATATTCCGGGACGCGAAATAAATTTGCTTTGTTTTGTCCTTTCTGTGTCATGCTTCTCAAAAAGGAGTACACTTAAGAGGTAGTAATTCTATCATTTTGGAGGGTTTTATATGGAGTCAAAAGCAGCGGATATTAAAAATATGCTGACATTAAATCTGCTCATACAAATCTTAGAGGAACGTGGCATTATGACAGATAAAGAATTAAAAGAGCGCCTCACAAATACAGTAAAACTATCTTCTATGGCGAATGATTTAAAAGAAAAAGTCATTGAAGAAATCAAACATTAATGGATTTTATCTCATCAAAAAAACGACCGCTTTCTGAAAGCGGCCGTCTGAATCATATTCTTGAGGTTATGATCGAATTGTTTTCAAAGCCGTTGACCATGGTACAAGCTGATCTAACATTTGATGAACAGAATCTGCTTGCACCTCTTTTGGTTTAAAGACAGAACCGTTTTCAAAATCAGTAAATAATGATAATGCTGGATGCACTCGAACATCGGCAACTAGTAATTCTCCAAGAATTCCCCGTAGATGCTCTGCTGCACGTGCACCTCCAACAGAACCGTAAGAGACGATACCAGCAGCTTTATTGTTCCATTCCACTCGTAAATAATCTAATGCATTTTTTAATGCACCTGTAATGGAGTGATTGTACTCTGCAACAATAAAGACAAAGCCGTCACATGCTGCTACTTTTTCTGACCATGCAGCTACACCAGAAGTATCTCCTCCTGGCTCCCCTAAAAACGGTAATTTAAAATCAGCGATATCAATTATTTCATATTCCGCATCACGACGTTTTTCCGCAACTTCCTTTACCCAAGTTCCAACTTGTGGGCTTACACGACCTTCTCGCGTACTTCCTAAAATAATACCGATTTTTAACATATGACGCCTCCTCTTATCATCCATTCTTGTGACTCGATCACGGTTCATAGTACGTGCTCGCCACTCGTAACCATTTTGGTCAGGAAAATATCCCTTTATTCATCACCAGTTAATTAGCTCCGAATAGTTAGAATTAAATTATCTTTAATTCAAGATTAAGGTACCATCAATCTTTATTTCCTGTCAAATATTTAAACTAGAGGGATAAAGAGGATTATTTCATTTGAATGGGCTGCTCCAATGCCTCTAATTCTTCATCAATAGAGGCGTATTGTCTTTCCACTACATACTTAGCATCAGACAAGGCAGCATTATAAATATAGGGAGCAATATGCTCCTTAATAAAATCTAATACACGCTCCGCTTCAAACTCACTAATGTCTTCATCACGCTGATTATAGAAAAATCGTTGAATATCAGCAAGAATCATTTCTTGCTGATCTTTGGATAAACGGATAAACAAAATAACTCTCTCCATTTCTGCTAATAAATTTTATCTTCATCTTATCACTATCCATAGATTCCTTGCATACAAAAAGGCTGAAACACTAGTTCTACTAGCGTTCAGCCTCCATTTCATTTTTTACATTCAAATGAATAGCTCGTGGATAAAAATTTTTTTTCCTTTGATACTATCGCTTGTCTCCCATCATCTTCACATTGCTGTGTCATTGCATCGATTTTCTTATCATTGACCATATTTGTCATTACCGTCATACCAATACCAAAAACAACGATGAATAAACCAATCATGATCCATAGCTTGCCGGCCTTATTGCCAGCTCGTCTTTCATTAGCCATATTTGTTCCCTCACTTATACAAATAAAAATGGTTCTGTATGGATGGTTGATTGGACGAATTCAACCAGATATTTTTTATTCTCACATAGTTCAGCCATTTTTTTTGCTACTCCCGCAATCATCACCTTTTCTACATGATGACCAGGATCTACTATTTGCAAGTCAATCGCTTGTGCGTCCTGTGCTGTATGGAAGTACATATCACCTGTTAAGAAAACATCTGCTCCTGCACGTTTTGCCGCATAAATATATTTATTGCCGTCTCCCCCTACAAGCGCCACTTTGCTGACCGTGGATTGTAAATCCCCAACTACACGAACTGCCGGGACATCTAGTTGTTGCTTTACGAATTCAGCAAATTGTTGCAACGTCATTTCTTGCGTTAAGTAACCAACACGCCCTAATCCCATCACATTTATTTGCTGCTCAAGACGTATTACATCATAGGCAGGCTCCTCATAAGGATGACTAGTCAACATGGCCTTTAACACGCGACTTTTAATGGATTCAGGAAATACGACTTCTACCTTCACTTCTTCCTCCACATGTAATTCGCCAACAGAGCCAACAAACGGATTTGCTCCTGCTAATGCACGAAATCGTCCTTCTCCAGTCGTTGTATAACTACATGCTTCATAGTCCCCAATACGACCTGCCCCAGCCTTTGCCAGCGCCTCACGTAATGCTTCTGCATTGGCAGTTGGTATAAAGACTGCTAGCTTCAACAGATTTTCAGCATACGTTTCTTCTAATATTGAACGATTTTTTAGCTGTAGGGCATCTGCTAGTAAATCATTGACTCCACCTTCAGCTACATCTAAGTTTGTATGAGCAGCATATACAGCAATATCATGTTTAATGAGCTTTTCATATAAACGCCCTGCTGGATGATCTGTGCGGATATTCGCTAGGCGTCTAAAGATTGGTGGATGATGAGCGATAATCAGCTCACAGCCCTTTTCTATGGCCTCATTTGCAACGGCTTCATTGACATCTAACGTCACCAATACTTTGTTTACAGGTTTGTTTAGGGTCCCTATGGCTAGTCCAATTGGATCATTGTCCATACAAGCTAGTTTTTTGGGTGACCATGATTCGAACACTTGAATAACTTCTTGGCCATTTACCGTTTTCATCTACAAAACTCCTTCTACTAAGTGTATCAGAGCCATTAACTCTGCACGTTTTTCTTCAATTTCAGGTGTCTGTTCTGCTCCTTCAATGGATTGTAGTACACGTTGCCAGTTGTCTTTTTCGCGCAACCATTTTTTCGTAAATACCGGTGATTTACGCAGGCTTAGTTTAGGCCCAAACAAAATCTCTGCTGTAGAGAGCTCCATTTGCCCTCTTTGTAACACAAGGATTTCATAGATTTTATCATCTTCCTCTAAAATCTCTTCATCAAGAATCGCCCACTGATGTGCTAAAGCCCACTCACGAATGACTTTAGCATGAATATTTGGTTGTAAAATAAGACGTGTGACACCTTGAAGCTTCTCTGGGTGTTTCTCTAGAATGGAAACAATCAATGGTCCACCCATCCCAGCTATCGTGATTGTATCCACATGGTCAGCTTCTTCAATTGCTGCTAATCCATCTGCAAGGCGGACTGTCATTTTTTCAGTTAAGTTTTCCTTCTGTACTTGTCCTACAGCTGATTCATAAGGCCCTTTTACAACTTCCCCTGCTATGGCATAAGAGGCTGTTCCATTATGAATTAAATAGCATGGTAAATAGGCATGGTCACTACCAATATCCGCCATGATCGCTCCTGTGGGAACAAATTTTGCTACTGCTTCTAATCGCTTTGAAAGTTTTTGTGCGTTCATTTTTATACCGCCTATCTTCAATAGAGTCCATTAATAGTATGGATGATGTCGTGAAAAAAAACAAATGGAGTTGTCTCACATTTCTATGTGGACAACCCCATCTTCATGATTCTTTAAACCTAAAAAGTAGCTGTACGATTTCAGTACAGCTACTTGTCAGTTTTACTATTCTAAAGTAGAAATGTATTCAGCGATTGCTTTTGCTTCCGCTTCAGTTTTCATGTTTGGTTGCATTGGAGTACCTTCGATACCCTTAGTTAAAACTTCTACGATATGAGCTTCATCTAAGCCATGTAGGTTTGGACCCATACCACCAGTTAAGTCACCACCGTGACAACCAATACAAGCTTGTACTAGTGCTGAACCATCAGCATCTGCGTCTGTTGTTTCTGTAGTAGTTTCGCCACCACCCTCATGTTCAGCAGCAATTTCTTTCTTGTTATCTGCACCTTGTAAAGACATGAAGAAAATAAGACCAATACCAAATGCCAGAATTAAGATGTAAGGAACGACTGGATTGTTTTTCATAAGTTTCCCCTCCTCATTTTAAGTCTACTTCTATTATAATATAGAATCAGTCAACATCTAATATTGTACTTCATTAACAAAGAAACGAAAAGCCCTATTCGCTAAGTTTTCCTTTGTTTGTAACAAATTCGACATTTCTGTATCTATTGGATAAAATATGTCTTGCCAACATCCAAAATTGGTCAAATTTATCCTTTTATACAATTTCTTTTTCATTATATTCATGCTGTTATCATACCCTTTTCACGCATTCATATACCCAAAAAGTAAAAATCTGCACGCTTAAAATCAGCGTACAGATTTTGAATCTTCTTAGGTTAAAACTTTAACATGATGATGTTCTTATTATAGATAAATTGTCACAAATTATGATATTTATAAAAACACTAAAGTTCGATTAAGTTTTCTTCTCTAATATAGTAAATGGAGTCCTCTGTACATCGATACAAAAAACATTCGCTAAATCAAGATAAATTTATGATATAGTACCCAATCAGTGCTATTAATCCTAAAGCACCTGAGACTGTGAAATATAGAAGTTTCATTTTGATACCTGACCAAAGCCATATGACACAATTCATTGCAATCAAGCAAAATAAAACCATATTATTTCCACTAAAATATGTAGTACAAATGCGGATCGACATACTAAATAACAGAATAGCCGCTAGTACATGAAAAATAGGGGCTAGTAGATGTTTTTTTTGTGCCATTTGCCACGCAGCAATAAATAAGATGCAAGCGCCTACTCCCACGATTACTGTAAAAATCAATGTTAAAGATTGCATTGTAAAATAGAGTACCAAAACAGCCATTATGGCGATACATAGACCTACTACTAACAGGATCATTTTTCTTTTTTCTGATGGCAAGACCGCTTGTTTAGGATGTTGCACTGGTTCTAACTCCTCTATATCAGCCCCCTCTGTATAAAGAGCTGCTAAAAAGTCACAATAGTGCTCAGGTAAAAGTTTATTTTGCTTCCAAAACAAAATTTCATTAAGGATTATTTTTTTACGAGGATTTGTCATAGTGTTAGCTCCAAACATTGCTTAATAATGGTTGTATTACAATTTTATCTCACACTATTTGAAAACACATCTGTATAAAGTCGCAAATCTAGCATTTCCCTCATTCTAATTATCTATCATTGCGTAACATCGATAGGTGAATAGCAGGGCTAATTTCTTTTTGTTCACTTTTCATTTCTATAAAAAAGGAGCTATACCAATTAGTCATTTTCTCACTACTTGGATAGCTCCAGCTATTTTTAATCTTATTCTAAGAAATCTTTTAAACGTTTACTGCGAGAAGGATGGCGTAATTTTCTTAGTGCTTTCGCCTCGATTTGACGAATACGTTCACGTGTTACGCCAAAGACCTTGCCTACCTCTTCTAATGTACGTGTGCGACCATCGTCTAAACCAAAACGTAAACGAAGTACGTTTTCTTCACGGTCTGTTAACGTATCTAGTACATCCTCTAATTGTTCTTTTAACAGTTCATAGGCTGCATGGTCGGATGGAGATTGTGCTTCTGAGTCCTCGATAAAGTCTCCTAAATGGGAATCATCTTCTTCTCCAATTGGTGTTTCAAGAGATACTGGTTCTTGTGCAATTTTTAAAATTTCACGCACTTTTTCAGGTGTTAAATCCATTTCTTCTCCAATTTCTTCTGGAGAAGGCTCACGACCTAAATCTTGTAAAAGTTGACGTTGTACACGTATTAATTTATTAATGGTTTCGACCATGTGAACAGGAATACGAATCGTACGCGCTTGGTCAGCAATCGCACGTGTTATCGCTTGACGAATCCACCATGTAGCGTAAGTCGAGAATTTAAATCCTTTACGGTAATCGAATTTTTCAACAGCCTTAATAAGACCCATATTTCCTTCTTGAATTAAATCAAGGAATAACATTCCACGACCAACATAACGTTTTGCAATCGATACAACTAGACGTAAGTTTGCTTCTGCAAGACGTTTACGTGCTTCCTCGTCTCCTTGCTCTATACGTTCTGCAAGCGCAATTTCCTGCTCAGCAGATAATAAATCTACTCGGCCAATTTCTTTTAAATACATACGTACAGGGTCATTGATTTTAACACCTGGTGGCACACTCAAATCATTTAAGTCGAAAGTTTCTTCGTTCGCTTCTTCTTTCATTAGACTCTCTTCTTCAAATTCTTCTTTTCCAATGATTTGAATATCTTTATGCTTTTCAAGATCCTCAGCGAAATGGAAAATTTCTTCGTTTTCCAATTCATAAGGTGTTAGTTTCTCTGAAATTTCTTTCATTGAAATTTCACCTTCTGTTTTCGCTTTTTCTTGTAGGAATTTTTTTGCATCATCTAATGTAATTTCTACTTCTATCTCTTTTGAACGTTCTGACTTGTCCGCCATAAACCTTCCTCCTTCTAAACAACCGAATCGGGTTAAATCGCCGATAACGATTTTCTTAAATGAATAATCTGTTGGGCGATTTCAAGTGCACGTGCATACTCATGCATCTTCTCCGCTTCCTTTGACTCATGCATCTTTTGATAAATTTCTTGCTCAATTCTATATTTTTGAAGCTGACGGATGGAGTCCATAACCTCTGCCTCTGCTTGATCAGGATCTCGCTCGACTAAAGCTGCTTCCATGACAATTTTCCGTAATTCAGCGTCATCCAAAATTTCCACAAAACGCTGATAATCAGGATGACCATACTCCTCATAAAACCCTACTAAGCGAACAAAAACAGCCATATAAGTATCTCTTACAAATGGCTCTTTTTGCTCACTACGTAATACCCTGTCCACTACATCTATATTATGAAGCATATGAGCCAGTAATAAACGTTCGGCACGTTCGGCTGCGTCCATAGGCTTTTGTTGTTGCGTGACTGGCATTGAAGGTATCTGTGTAGGCATCTCTGCTTTTGCAGAACGTACCTGATTAGCCTCCAGTTTTCGGAATTGGGCATAAATGGCTTCTTCCGAGATATTTGTTTCATTTGATAGCTGCCGTATATACAAATCTCGTTCAACTGGTGAGGATCTACCCACTAGCTGTTCAAGGACTTCTTGAATATATTGAAGCGTATCATTTTCAAATTGAAAGTTCTTATTGCGTCTAGCATGCATCATCATAAAAGCAATATACGCATGAGGGTTTTCCAAAATTTGTTCCTTAAATGCTTGTCCACCTAAAGTGCGAATGTATTCATCAGGATCTAATTTTTCTGGCAACACGGCAATATTGACTTTCATGCGCTCTGTATGCAGTAGTTGCGCTGCTCGCTTCGCTGCATCAAATCCAGCATTATCACCATCATAGCAAATCGTAATTTGCTCTACTAAGCGCTTTAGCTTTGTGATATGCTGATTTGTTAGCGAAGTACCCATTGTCGCAACAACATTCATTACACCTACAGAATTGGCTGCTAAAACATCCACAAAACCTTCCATCAATACTACTTGACGATTTTTTCTGATAGAAGTTCGTGCTTTATCTAGGTTATAAAGCACTTCACTTTTTTGAAAAATTGGTGATTCTGGACTATTTAAATATTTTGCTTCCTCACCATTGGATGAAAGGATACGTCCTGAGAAGGCAATAATTTTACCATTCTCATCTCGAATAGGAAACATGATACGTCCTCTAAAACGATCAAAATAACGTTCTTCTCCCTCTCTTTTGATGATTAAGCCACTTTCGGCAATTTCTTGTAAGTTATAACCTTTTCTTTCAAGCAATATTGTTAATGCATCAAAGCTTGGGAGAGACCAACCAATGTTATTAGATTCTATAAGTTCCCTTGTAAATCCTCTTTCTAGCAAATAATTTAAAGGTTCTTCACCATCCTCTGTGTTCAACAGTAAATGATGAAAAAAATCTGCTGCAAAAGCGTGTGCTTCTTTCATCCTTTCTTCTGCTTTAGATATCTTTTTCGTTCCTCCGGGAAAACTTGGCTCAACATCTAAGTGTATGCCAACACGTTCCCCAAGTTTCACCACTGCATCAGGAAAAGAAATGCCTTCAATATCCATTACAAAAGTAATGGCATTGCCCCCTGCACCACAACCAAAGCAATGAAAAATTTGCTTGTCTGTAGATACAGAAAAAGACGGTGTTTGCTCTCCATGAAATGGACAGAGACCAAACCAATTTCGCCCACGCTTAGTAAGCTGCATGTATTCACTAATAACATCAACAATATCCGATTGTGTGCGAATCTGTTCAATTACTTCTTCTGGAATCTTCCCTGCCAAATCCATCACCATCTTTAATATTTGCGTTCTAGAAACACAATTCGCTATTCGTTTTAAAATTCCTTTATTTCTCGACAAAAAATTAGGATTTTTCTCTTATAAATATTTTTACCACAATTTTATTATTATAAAACAAAAATTAGTTTTTATCTATACCATTTTCAAAATCCACTCAAAAAAACCGCCTCTGCTAACCGAGGTGGTTTAAAATACTATCCTTATTTACAGGTCAAAATATGTTCAATAATCGTATTTGCTGTCTCTTCAACAGCTTTATTTGTCACATCAATAACTTGACAACCTATTTTACCGACAATTTTTTCAAAATGCTGTATTTCATCTAGAATTCTTTCATGCTGCGCATAGATGGCATCATCATTTAAGCCGAGAGACATTAATCTTTCTTTCCTTATAAAGTTTAACTTTTCAGGTGAGATGATTAAACCAAAGCATTTTTTAGGGTCTATCTGTAAA encodes:
- a CDS encoding tubby C-terminal domain-like protein, which encodes MATFTLTYPKGFKSFTDIPIVNEHNETVCVLQKMERSSTGKVLNAVLLVAAQQTLPYRYETRTTLGAPLFQVQSTLLTKGVSHQIVMPNGSLIPIQRKTVQLLESSYSFKMDDLEFRFEKDFTSIAYLYCNDEKIASASSMETELVLTGIQFKLFHTDDMHFVALLATLYQALFAITT
- a CDS encoding NADPH-dependent FMN reductase, which translates into the protein MLKIGIILGSTREGRVSPQVGTWVKEVAEKRRDAEYEIIDIADFKLPFLGEPGGDTSGVAAWSEKVAACDGFVFIVAEYNHSITGALKNALDYLRVEWNNKAAGIVSYGSVGGARAAEHLRGILGELLVADVRVHPALSLFTDFENGSVFKPKEVQADSVHQMLDQLVPWSTALKTIRS
- a CDS encoding DUF2164 domain-containing protein — its product is MFIRLSKDQQEMILADIQRFFYNQRDEDISEFEAERVLDFIKEHIAPYIYNAALSDAKYVVERQYASIDEELEALEQPIQMK
- a CDS encoding Nif3-like dinuclear metal center hexameric protein, whose translation is MKTVNGQEVIQVFESWSPKKLACMDNDPIGLAIGTLNKPVNKVLVTLDVNEAVANEAIEKGCELIIAHHPPIFRRLANIRTDHPAGRLYEKLIKHDIAVYAAHTNLDVAEGGVNDLLADALQLKNRSILEETYAENLLKLAVFIPTANAEALREALAKAGAGRIGDYEACSYTTTGEGRFRALAGANPFVGSVGELHVEEEVKVEVVFPESIKSRVLKAMLTSHPYEEPAYDVIRLEQQINVMGLGRVGYLTQEMTLQQFAEFVKQQLDVPAVRVVGDLQSTVSKVALVGGDGNKYIYAAKRAGADVFLTGDMYFHTAQDAQAIDLQIVDPGHHVEKVMIAGVAKKMAELCENKKYLVEFVQSTIHTEPFLFV
- a CDS encoding tRNA (adenine(22)-N(1))-methyltransferase, with the protein product MNAQKLSKRLEAVAKFVPTGAIMADIGSDHAYLPCYLIHNGTASYAIAGEVVKGPYESAVGQVQKENLTEKMTVRLADGLAAIEEADHVDTITIAGMGGPLIVSILEKHPEKLQGVTRLILQPNIHAKVIREWALAHQWAILDEEILEEDDKIYEILVLQRGQMELSTAEILFGPKLSLRKSPVFTKKWLREKDNWQRVLQSIEGAEQTPEIEEKRAELMALIHLVEGVL
- the cccA gene encoding cytochrome c550; the protein is MKNNPVVPYILILAFGIGLIFFMSLQGADNKKEIAAEHEGGGETTTETTDADADGSALVQACIGCHGGDLTGGMGPNLHGLDEAHIVEVLTKGIEGTPMQPNMKTEAEAKAIAEYISTLE
- the rpoD gene encoding RNA polymerase sigma factor RpoD — protein: MADKSERSKEIEVEITLDDAKKFLQEKAKTEGEISMKEISEKLTPYELENEEIFHFAEDLEKHKDIQIIGKEEFEEESLMKEEANEETFDLNDLSVPPGVKINDPVRMYLKEIGRVDLLSAEQEIALAERIEQGDEEARKRLAEANLRLVVSIAKRYVGRGMLFLDLIQEGNMGLIKAVEKFDYRKGFKFSTYATWWIRQAITRAIADQARTIRIPVHMVETINKLIRVQRQLLQDLGREPSPEEIGEEMDLTPEKVREILKIAQEPVSLETPIGEEDDSHLGDFIEDSEAQSPSDHAAYELLKEQLEDVLDTLTDREENVLRLRFGLDDGRTRTLEEVGKVFGVTRERIRQIEAKALRKLRHPSRSKRLKDFLE
- the dnaG gene encoding DNA primase — protein: MVMDLAGKIPEEVIEQIRTQSDIVDVISEYMQLTKRGRNWFGLCPFHGEQTPSFSVSTDKQIFHCFGCGAGGNAITFVMDIEGISFPDAVVKLGERVGIHLDVEPSFPGGTKKISKAEERMKEAHAFAADFFHHLLLNTEDGEEPLNYLLERGFTRELIESNNIGWSLPSFDALTILLERKGYNLQEIAESGLIIKREGEERYFDRFRGRIMFPIRDENGKIIAFSGRILSSNGEEAKYLNSPESPIFQKSEVLYNLDKARTSIRKNRQVVLMEGFVDVLAANSVGVMNVVATMGTSLTNQHITKLKRLVEQITICYDGDNAGFDAAKRAAQLLHTERMKVNIAVLPEKLDPDEYIRTLGGQAFKEQILENPHAYIAFMMMHARRNKNFQFENDTLQYIQEVLEQLVGRSSPVERDLYIRQLSNETNISEEAIYAQFRKLEANQVRSAKAEMPTQIPSMPVTQQQKPMDAAERAERLLLAHMLHNIDVVDRVLRSEQKEPFVRDTYMAVFVRLVGFYEEYGHPDYQRFVEILDDAELRKIVMEAALVERDPDQAEAEVMDSIRQLQKYRIEQEIYQKMHESKEAEKMHEYARALEIAQQIIHLRKSLSAI